The following are encoded in a window of Brevibacillus ruminantium genomic DNA:
- a CDS encoding metal-dependent hydrolase gives MLEIKYHGHSCVQLTSEEHSIIIDPFISGNPQAATKLSDIRVQYILLTHGHEDHILDAVELAKQNDATIIATFELANYLGWQGAKTMALNLGGSAAFPFGRVKMTQAFHSSGMVFSEDNRIVYLGMPGGFLVTMGGKTVYHAGDTGLFGDMKMLGERHDIDVALLPIGDVFTMGPEDAQTAAEWVGAKLVVPIHYNTFPPIKQDGQAFVDSLKEKGIDGIVLKPGESTSL, from the coding sequence ATGTTGGAGATCAAGTACCACGGTCACTCCTGTGTCCAGCTTACCAGCGAAGAACATTCGATCATCATCGACCCGTTCATCTCGGGAAACCCGCAGGCCGCTACAAAGCTGTCTGACATTCGGGTTCAGTACATTCTCTTGACACATGGACATGAGGATCACATCCTGGACGCAGTTGAATTAGCAAAGCAAAACGACGCGACGATTATCGCCACCTTTGAGCTGGCCAACTACCTGGGCTGGCAGGGGGCCAAAACGATGGCGCTCAATCTGGGCGGGTCTGCCGCGTTTCCGTTTGGCCGCGTCAAAATGACACAAGCCTTCCACAGCTCCGGCATGGTTTTTTCCGAGGACAACCGGATCGTCTATTTGGGCATGCCCGGCGGCTTCCTCGTAACCATGGGCGGAAAAACGGTTTACCATGCAGGCGATACAGGTCTGTTCGGCGATATGAAAATGCTGGGCGAGCGTCATGACATCGATGTGGCCCTTCTGCCGATCGGCGATGTTTTCACGATGGGGCCAGAGGATGCCCAGACCGCTGCGGAATGGGTAGGGGCCAAGCTTGTCGTACCGATCCATTACAATACGTTCCCGCCGATCAAACAGGATGGCCAGGCATTTGTAGACAGCCTGAAAGAAAAAGGAATCGACGGGATCGTACTGAAACCGGGCGAGTCGACAAGTCTCTAA